In one Brienomyrus brachyistius isolate T26 chromosome 5, BBRACH_0.4, whole genome shotgun sequence genomic region, the following are encoded:
- the LOC125742568 gene encoding ATP synthase subunit d, mitochondrial-like: MSGRRAALKAIDWVSFAERVPPNQKSLFNALKTRSDGLAARLSSLPEKPTTIDWSYYRKAVAKPGLVDEFEKRFAALKVPEPVDTQTSKIDTQEQEASKSAVAYIQESKARIAVYEEELEKFKNMIPYDQMTIDDLNSVFPETKLDKVKHPYWPHKPIAEL; this comes from the exons ATGTCTGGGCGCCGCGCTGCACTTAAGGCCATAGACTGGGTCTCCTTTGCGGAGAGGGTGCCGCCCAATCAGAAGTCTCTGTTCAATGCCCTGAAGACACGGAGCGATGGCCTGGCCGCCAG GTTGTCCTCGCTTCCCGAAAAACCCACCACGATCGACTGGAGTTACTACAGGAAGGCAGTGGCCAAGCCTGGCCTCGTGGACGAGTTTGAGAAGAGG TTTGCCGCCCTGAAGGTCCCGGAGCCCGTTGACACGCAGACGAGCAAGATCGATACCCAGGAGCAGGAGGCG AGCAAAAGTGCTGTAGCCTACATCCAGGAGTCCAAAGCCCGCATTGCTGTCTATGAGGAGGAG CTGGAGAAATTTAAGAATATGATCCCATACGACCAGATGACCATAGACGACCTGAACAGTGTCTTCCCTGAGACAAAGCTGGACAAAGTCAAGCACCCGTACTGGCCACACAAGCCCATCGCTGAGCTGTGA